A segment of the Gallus gallus isolate bGalGal1 chromosome 17, bGalGal1.mat.broiler.GRCg7b, whole genome shotgun sequence genome:
AGATGAGCACACGCTTTGCCCTTCCCTTTGTCAGGCAATGGGGACCCATCCCTTTCTTGCAGTTgtctcccagctctgcttggTGCTCTCAGAGCTGCAGGACAGGTTCTGTTTTCACAGCCCACTccactcactgcagctgctcccaaGGCTAATCCCGACACACTCTGCTGTCAGTTCCAAACTACTGCCTCCAACAGatgtctgcagagctggaagccTGGGGACTTGCTGCCACTGTGAGGAAGCACCAGACTCACCAGACatgcaggaaggagctgagccATTAACACACAACCCAACAGGGCCAGCAGCGCTCCCCAGCATGTTTAATTCTCACATATACATGGACAAATCCTTGCCACAGGGGAAGCCGAGCGCCCACCAGCTTCACCCAGGTAAGGACTTTGCCCGCAGGCTATGCGGCTCCGTGGCAGGGAGATGGGAAGAGTCCATGGCACGTGGGAAGTGTGGTGACAGCGGAGACGGGCAAGTTCTCCCAGAGGATGGAAGCTCATCAGTGCAGTGAGTTCAAGAGAGAAGTCCAGTGGAGCTCAGGGCATTGCTGAGCATGGAGACCTCGCTGCCATTTTGTGAGCAGCGGAAGCAATCCCACCAGCTCTGGGCTGGTGCTGCCACCCTGCCAGGTCACATCAGTAGCCTTCATCTGCCCAGGTGATCTCATAGTCCGGATACTTGGCTTTCAGCTTCTCTGTGGTCACAGAATGATTTGCTCGCCCAAAGCCCTGCAAGATGAAAGGGAATTCAGGAGTAAAGCAGATGCAGTTACCACCTGCAGAAGAGCTTAGTGAACCACCGAGTCAAAGCAGTCAAATGCCCCGGGAGAAAGGACAGGCCCTATGTCTGTGCAAGCTGAATGGCTGTGactgaagcacagcactggcTCAGGCCACGtgcagctcagcctggagaaggctgccaggcagcacagcccccatcTGAGTGCAGTGCCACACACCAGTGGGAGTAACCCCTGGAGATGGGAACTGGAAGGGAAGGGGGTGAGCACTGACTGGTGGGGTGGAAAAGCAGCAATGTGGGattgcagctcctgcaggcacccccagcacagcacagcagccactCAGCTGCAGTCTGCATACAGCCACCCACTGCCGCCCTGTGCCGTGCAGAAGGACCTGCACAGGCACTACCACAGCTGCAGTTGCCAGGAAGGAAAAGCCACGTTCTGATCCCACACAGCCAGCAGGACACGAGGCCCCGGGGCTGCCAGCCACCCCGCAAAGGGGCAGCCCTTCCGCAGCCTCCCTCACAGCCAGGCACCTCCGCACCGCGGTGCCGCACACGGGACTCTCCCGGAGGCCGCTTCCGTGGTACCGCAGCGCCACTCACCACCGAGTACCCGTAGACGTGGATCTTCTTCTCCCGGCTCTGGTGGGAGATGCGGCCGCCGCCCAGGCACTCGCAGTCGAAGCCCTGCGGCTCCAGCTCGGCCGCCGCTCTGTCGTAGATATCGGCTGCGGGAGAGCGCACCGCGGGGTCAGGCGGCCCCGGGACGGCGCTGGGAGCGGCGGAGGGAATGAGCCCGCCGTAATCCCCGCAGCCCCGTCCCGCGGCGCCCCGGAGCTCCGGTGGTACGGGAGGGAAGGGGCGCCGAGCCCGGGAGCGCGCTGCCAAAGGGACCCCCGGAGCCGCTCTGCAGGAACCGCGCCCCGGCCGCCaccgccgccccgcccggctCGGCCCTCACCGTGGTACTCGGCCCAGCCGTGCCCGCGCACCACCTCCTTCCCGGGCTCTGAGGCgccggcggcgcggggccgcacCCGCAGCAGCACGTACTTGAACACGCCGCCATCGTCGATCTCCACGTCCACCACCCGCTGCAGctccgctgccgccgccgccatcgCTCCCGCCCCGACGGTGGCCCCGCCCCTTCCGGGGCGTACGGCACAGCGCGGCCAATCAGCGTCAGGCCACGCCCCGCGACTGGGGATCGGTGGCCCCGCCCCTTCCGGCGCTCGCCCAGCGCAGGGGCGGTGCGAGCGGTGCTGCGAGCTGTGGGTGCGCGGTTCGGGGCAGTGTCGGTCTCGTGGGTGCCGTGCTGCCGGCTGTGCCCTGAGCCCCGCGGCGGCTGCCGGAGCTCCCATCGGCCGCGGCGGGACGGGAcacggggcggggcggggcggggccgggccctgCTCCAGGTAGGGGCACGGTGCCGGACTCTGTCCCCACTCTGTCCCCCCCAGCTTCCCCCCAGCCCTGCGCCTGCCCCGGGTCCGGGCCGACCCCCGCGCCCGCGGCTCACGCGATGCCACGCTCAGGacacagacacagcacagagaactTACGCAGCCCCGCTCCCACCCGGCCCCGCAGGCAGCACCTGGCGTAGCCCAGCAGCGCTCTGCGGGTCCCGGCCAGGGGGTGGGCGCCGGCCGGGGAATGTGCCGCGCTGGGCCCCGGGCGTGTGCGGGGCGCGGGGGGCTGCGGTGCGGCACGTGGAGACCCgtgggatgctgctggcacCGCGCCCCGGCACCCAGCGGCTCCAGGTGCGGCCCCCGCGCCCCCGCCTCAGCCTCCTCCCCGGGGAGCGGAGGGTGCCCATCCCGCCGGGAAAACACCTATCTACAGAGGGGCCGCGCGGCTGCTGGGGTCCGTGTGCCGCGTTCACATGATGTCATCCAGGAGGTTGGGGCTGGCCACCCAGTCCAGCGTGCGGGGCTCGGAGGCGGCCATGATCATGCACATGAACTGTTTGCCTGTCCTTTTGTCGATGGGGTAGATGGTGGTGGGGGTGAAGCGCTTGTTGCTCTCCACGAAGTCGCAGAGCTGCTCGTAGACGGCCGGGAACTCGTGCCGCAGGAAGACGCCGCGGATGCGCAGCTCCCGCTGGATGTTGATGAAGCAAACCTCCCGCGCCTTGCGGCCCTCCTCGCCCTCCTTGTCGATGTCCGCCGTGCCGGGTGGCGGCGTCAGGATCAACGTCTCCATATCCCGCTCCTTCTTCGGGATCTTCTTCTCGGGGCTGGAGGAGGCTAAGGCCACCTTGGCGTATTTCCTGACTGTTGGCACCTGCACCTTTGGAGATGGCCTCTCCGGCACTTTTTGAGCCACGGCCACGGTTACATTCAAGAGGAAACATTCATCAGGGTCGTACTGGTTGCCGGTCTCCCGTAGCTCGCGGGCGTACTCCCCCAGGTTGTCCGAGTAGCTCTCCAGCTCCCGCAGGGACAGGTAGGTGGGGGACATCAGCAGGCTCTCCAGCCCAAACTGCAGGAAGTTCTCAGCCGAGCCCGAGTTGGGGAAGCCCAGGAAGAGCACACCGCGGCCGCGGGACAGGTAGCCCACCTTGGCGATGCGTGAGAAGGCCTTGTGCACCTCGGCGTTCTCCCGGCAGAACTGCAGCACGTGGCGGCAGACGCTGCCCACGCGGCCGTAGACGCAGCTCTCCTTGTGCGTGTCCCAGTCCTCGCGGCGGCAGTGCCGGGAGCAGTAATACGTGTAGCAGCTGTGGCACGACTTGAAGTAGAGGCAGGCATTGAACATGGTCTCTGTCCGCCGGCACTTGGCGTTGGAGCACATCATCATGTCGTCCTCCTCCGCGCTCAGGTCAGGTGAGCAGTTCTCCAGAGGCTTCTCGAAGGTGCCGCTGGCTGGTGGGGACGGCTGTGGGCGCGGGGCGCTGCCAAAGGAGCTGGGACCCGGCTGCTCCTTCGTGGGCCGGAAACTCTCGGGCACGCTGGGGGGAACCTTCCTCCCCTCGCCCCGCCGAGGTGGTCCTGGGGCGCTGCTGCTCAGGAGCTTCTTGAGCTGCTCGGCCAGGCTGTCTCTGTCCCCTGCACGGTGGCCCGGTGCCGGCTTGTAGTCGATGACGAGATCGGTGATGAGCTCATCCAGCTGCTCCAGGCTACGCTGGCGCGCCGAGCCACTCTCCTTGGGGACGGGCTGCGGGGCGTAGGGCGCAGCATAGGGTGTCTGCTCCCGCCCCGCGTCCAGCACGTCCCAGCTGGCTGAGCGCCGCTCACTGCGGCCCGTCCCATTGGCGCGGATATCGTTGTCAGTGATGGTGATCTCCGGCGTGACGTACCAGGAACGGCCCAGGGGGCCACGGCCGCTGTCGCTGTGCACGCGCTCGAGGATGGAGCTCTCCGACAGGGACAGGGCAGCGTAGCGCTTGGGCGAGCTCGACAGGTTGATCACCACTGGCTGCCGGCGCTCGTCAGGGGATAAGGCACGGTGCTGCTCCTGGACGAGCAGGTTCTCATAGCTGCGCCCACGCTGCAGGGCCTCCTCCCTGCGTGCCGCGGGTGCCAGGATGTTATCCCAGGATTTGGAGTAGTGCTGGCTGTCCCGGCCCAGCCGCGGCGGGTTTGTGCTGTAGCTGGCGTGCCAGGAGGAGAGCATGGCCTCTCGCCCAGCCGGCTGCGGGGAAAAGCGTGACACCTGCAGGCTCTGGTAGGGCAGCGCGCTCCGCTCGGGGCAGTACCAGTCACCGAAGTGCAAAGGCTGGGTGCTGCGGGGAGGGGGGCACGTTCGTGAGAGCACCTCCCGCTCACGGTACTTCCCGTAGTCCTCAGCGTAGAAGACCCTGGCTGAGGAGCCAAGTGCTGGGTACGTCCGGGCGTCCTCCGTGTACAGGGCCTTGACAGGGGTGCTGCGCGGGGTGTAGAAGCGGGGCTCCTCTCTGTAGAAGGCATGGCTGGGCGCCTCCTGCACGGGGTAGCCCCGTGCCTCCTCCACGTACAACGTCCGCGGAGGCACTGTGTGCACGCCCGCCTTGGCCGGGTCCTCCACGTAGAAGTGCTGCGGGGGGCCCTGGCGTACGGGGTAGGGGTAGCTGGCGTAGCCTGAGCTCCGCAGCGGCATGGCGGGGCTGGGGCACCGCACCGGCTCCTCCGCGTAGAAGAACTTGGTGGGGACGCCGGCCGCCGAGAAGGTCATGCAGCCCCTCTCGGGGTACTCCCTGAATTCCCTTGAGGCTGGCACCGGCACCGTCTGATACGCCAGCACCCGTGGATCCGCCTCAAAGTACTCACCAGGGTAGGGCAGGAGCGGGGGGTCCCCACTGTAGGAGTCGCTGGGGGTGGGCGTGCGGGACACGGACACCTGCCTGCTCCCCGGTACTGCCAGGCTGCGGGCGGCCCTGGGGGCGCGGGGCCATTGCGGCAGCTCCGGCCGGCTCTGCGCGGCCCGCAGGCTGCGCGCGGTGTGCACCAACACCGCCTCGTCCGGCTTGATGTCCACACGGCACTTGACGTGGGGGCTGGCGCCCACCTTGGCGCCCGGCCCCTCCTCGAAGCAGTTGCTGCCCACGCAGAGCGGAGAGATGCGGCTGACGCTGCTGCGCTGCGGCTGCAGCTTGATGGGGTGCACCTCGTTGGCCAATGCTCGCAGCGGCACGTGGCTCTCGCGGCGCGGCGACGGCTCGGCACGCGGCGGCCCCCGCTCCACCCGCAGCGCTTCGCGTCCACGCCGGGCTGGCGGCGGCGACGCCGAGACGGCGATGGGCACCGGCGTGAAGGAGGGCTTCATCCGCGGCGCGCTCTTGGAGCGGGCCCGCCGCTTCGGCTCGCCCCGCGGAGCCTCCCTGGCCGGTGGTGGGGCCCGGCCGCCGTACGGGTCCGGCTTGGGGGGCGCGCGCCGGCCCGGCGGCCCTGGGGTGGGCTCAGGGGTGCCGGGCCGCGGGCACGGCCGCTCCATGGCTGGGGGAGCGCCCAGCGGCTCGTCCAGCGACTCGAGGAAGTCGAAGCTCCGGCAGTGGCGTTTGTTGAAGGGCTGCGGGTCGCGGGGCAGGGAGGAGGACATGGAGGCATCACATCGCGCCAGGGGCTGGCAGACGATGGAATCCCCAGGGGCTGCGGAGGCCACCTTTATGTCTTGGTACACCGTAGACACCAGGATGTCAGGTGGGTCCGTTCGTGTCATCTTAAAAGTGACACTTCTGTCGCCGGCTTCCTTCAGATGGCCTCAGGGGAAGGTGGCTGGCCCtgcaagagaacagaaaggTCCCTAAATCCCGGCGAGGAGCTCGGGGCCATGGCGGCGTGGGATCAAAGCCCACACTCTCGGCTCAGGGGTGCTCGGCCACCTCTTCAGGGCAGGGAGATCGGGGGTGTCCCGGCCCTACCGCTGCTGTTAACGCACCGCTCCCACTGGGGAGAAGCACTGAAATGCTGTTCAGAAAGGTTCGCTGTCCAGAGGGCACACAAATGTCACGGCACCTGTAGGTACAACTGGGAACATGGCTGCATGGCACTGCTATGCCAGCTCACCAAGGGCAGGAGGCCACCGACTGCCGCAcccagctgctggggatgggacGGGGACATGGAGACCCTCCTGCAGTATCAGTGGCTCAGAGCAGGGCGTGGTGGATCTGCCAAGGGAGGTTCTGTAGCAGGTGGGGATGTTTCTGGCAGTGCGCCGTAACcctcagagcagctgtgtgggctCCCAGGACCACGTGCTCCCTCGTGCCACGTGTGCACCGCTGGGAGCATCACTCGAGGATGGGCATGGCAGGCACCCCCCGCAGTGGGCAGGGAAGCTCCACACACCCACAGCCCATGGGCGCCCTGGAGTAGCAGCAGTCCTGGCTGCTTGCAGGCATGGCACTCCCTGGGCTCATGAAGACTGGCACagggggcagcagtgccggcACTggggtgctgtggctgtgcccccacccagaagccagcagcagctcctcagccacTTCCTCACCACCCGTGGCAACCCAGCTCCAGAGAGGCCGTGCTCGCTCAGCACCTTCCAGCTTTGTCCTCCCCCACATCCTGTGGTGCCCTGCACCAGGATGGGTCTCCCTGGTGGGGCCATTGGCTGAAGGAGCAGGATGGGGGTCAGCGAGGGGATGCGAACACCGCGGGCACAGAACCACCACTGCAGGACAACgctcccagcacagggagcagagcccCCGGCTGCATGTGGGACACTCAGCGTGCTGCTGGCATGCCAAGGTGAGCGGGAGAGAAGGCAGGGTTGCTCAGCCAGGCACCTGGTGGGTTCTGCAGTCATCTTCAGTGAAAGTGCATGGGGGGGAACAGCTGCAGCCTGCCGTCAGCACTGAGTGCACACACAGCCTGGTCTGCTTGTGGGTATGGCCGCCCAGCCCTAATGCTCAATATATGGACCACCTGGCTGGGGGGCCTGGGAGCCTGGGGgtgtgcaggctgctgcaggagacaAAAAGGTGCATTGCAAAGGGAGTCAGAATGcgttttgttttaaacagaagCAGAGGACCACAGGGAATACAtttcagggagaaaaggaacagaCTTTATTTGGCAAGGTGTAGTGTTGACTATCTGTGGATGTGGCAGGGGGCCTTGCACCCTCGTTTCCCATCTGGATAAAGCCCTGTCTTGTCCTGAAGCTGGGGACTGAGGGTGCTGGGAAGGGGGTGAAGGTGGAAGGGcagtgggaggcagcagggaccTCTGCCTGGGGGAACGGGGAGCCTGGTGGGCAGGGAGTGCTTGGTGCCGGTCTGGAAAGGTCAGGAGGTGCCTTTGGGAGCACCTGTGGGCACAGAAGGGCAGCAACCCTGCACAGCGATGCCAGCAGTGGCACCGGgcagcccatccccacagcaGCGGGGCTGTTCACAGGCAGGGAACCGTGGCCCATGGGCCAGGGTCCTACCtggtccagcagcagcagggataGGGCAGGTGGGCTGAGCTGGCCGAGGGCCCCGCGGCGGCTccatcccagctctgcaaaataaaagaggtATGTGAGGATCCTGGCCATGAGAGCAGGTGGCTGCCGGGgccacagagcacagtgagctcCAGGGATGTGGGCTGTGCGTCACACAGACACCCCCACCGCCCGCTGAGCTGCACGAGGTCGCGCTGCCGGGGGAACCCGGGGACAGCGTGGAGCATCCCCGGGTTGCCATGGTTTCCCCAAATTATTCCTCCTCTGCAAGGATGGCGTGGGTGCATGGGGAGGCTGCGCGgcagggggctgggggggctctgcagcagtgcacagggaGCACCCACATGGGCATCCACTGCGCatggggggcacagcagggacgGTCCCACTGTGGCTGTCTATGGTGGGACAGACACCGGTGTGACACAGCAGCCCCATGTGGGCGCTCAGGCAGAACTCAGCAGGGCCCCCAGGAGGGGGCTGAGCGCTGCAGACAGTGAGGTGTGGGTGGGGACTGTCTGTGTGCCTCAGGGCGGGCCTGTGCACTGCCACACTCACACTGCCCCCAGGTCCCCAGCACCACGTCCcctctgcagggagagggatTTTGCCCCCATCCACTCTCCTGCCTCCCGCTGGTAGGTGCCAGCAGCGCCAttctgcccccagccccactggcTTCCTCCTGTATCCCCCCGAGGATGCCACCATCAGCTGGCAGCATTTtggggctgcagatgctctctGCATGGGGCCGGTATGGGGCCCATGGCACCCTCTGGGGGCACAGCAAACCCACTacctgcatcccactgcaccCTCTCCCAGGGAGGGCCCCTCGTGGTTCGTCACAGCCCCCCACACCTCTGCTGCTGGGGGACACCTCTGCCCTGTGTGTGCCAGCAGCgctctgcccacagctgttgccccacacagcactgagggGCCCAGCAGTGCCTTCCCAGCACcgtgcagggagcagcacgaGGGCATTTGGGGCCAGCAGAgaccctgggctgcaggaggagccctGGGGAGGCTCCGAGAATTGGGTCGCTCCCTGCACGtggcacaggcaggcagtgcGAGGGCTGTGCAGTGCCGCTGCCCCCAACCTGCTCTATCCCCAGCTCGTCCCGTGCCCACGGTGGGCTCAGCACTGGGCACTGCCCTTCAGcccacccagcacagctgcacgcCTCCCCAAGCACGCTCCCAGCCCATGGGCATTGCTGCACCCCCTGTGCCCATCACACAGAACACATGGGCGGCCTGGGCGCACTGCTTAGGGTgcgctgccagcacagcccccgcCTGTACCACCAGCGCGCTGCCTACACGCACCGCGCCGAGCACGCTGCCGCACCGCACTCACAGCACAATCTTGCTGCCACTgcacactgcactgcactgagctgGCTGCCGCTGCACGGCCCTGCGGCCTCGGGCAtgctgtgtgtgcgtgtgccCTCTGCACTGCAAGCACCGTGCTTGTGCAAGGCATGCTGCACACATGACCAGTGCACTGTGCACGCTGCACTTGCAGCCCGGGGCCTGGGTGCTCCGTGCAGGGACCCCCCGGTCACGCTGATGTCCCCTCCCTGTGTGCCCCGGCCCGTTCTCCTCTTTAGGGCCGGTGCTTGGGGCTCCCCGCCCCGAGGGGCGCCCGCGGATGGACACAGACCGGGCAGCCTGGTGCAGCGGGAACAGTGCCGGGTGGCATCGCCAGGCCCACTTTCACCCCCGCAGCCCCCATTACCTGCCCTGAATGCGGTGCCCGGGGGGACGAGGGGACGCAGCCgggaaaagcagagctgccGGTCCCGGGGCGGTGGCCCCGCGCTGCGCACCGGCACCGGGTGGCACTGGGCCCGCTGGGCCGTGCCGGGTGCTGAGCCGGGCCCGGGGACAGATGGCACTGCGGCGCGGTGATGGAGGCacgggggtgggatgggatggggatgagatgaggatgaagatggggatgggatggaatggggatGGCCTGAGAGGGCGCCGGAGATACGATGGGATGAGGGCAGGGCGCTGGGCggggggggaagggatggagatgTGCAGTATGGAGGAAACATAGCGGAGATGCGCTGGAAAGAGATGCGATGGGATTGGAAGGAATGGCCCGGGGGGGCCGCAGGGGGATGCCCTGCCGGGGTCCCGGGTATGCAGAAGGCCCCGACCACCCGCCTCGTTCCCCCCTTACCTgctccgcgcccgccgccccggcGACCCCCCCGCTGcatccccgccgccgccgccgccgccgccgcactAGGCTCGGCCCGCTGCCGCCCCGGTGCCCATGGCCCGGCCCAGCTCCGCCCGAtacggcacggcacggcacggcacggcacggcacggcacggcacggcacggcacggcacggcacggcacggcacggcacggcacggcacggcgctCCACCGCGGCCACCCGGCTCTGCCGCCGCTTGTTTTCTCATAAATACAGTAGGCGGAGATACCagccggggccgggccgggccggacCGGGCCACCACCCCCGGCACCGCCTCCCgctccccgcccggccccggttcggctccgctcggccccggcccggcccccaCCGGttctcccccgcccccccaggGACGCGCCGTGACGACGCGCGGACGCAGTGCCTCCGTGTCCCCGCGCAGAGGGCCGCGCTGGCTCTGAGCCCCGGGAGCGCAGTGCGGGCGGGGACCGCACAGCCCCATCTCGCCGCGGGCGGCCCCCGGGGTGCCGGTGCTCGGCCTCCATCCCAGCGCTTCCATTTTCCTCCCTGCGGGACGCAGCGCTCATTTCGGCCGCCCCCGACCCCGCCGCGCTGCTCCATCTGCTCCCCGTCTGCTGCCGGCCCCGCGCCAGCGCCGAGCCCCGACGCGGCTCATCGCACCGCTCGGCGGCCGCGCTCGGTGCGGTGCTCGCCGCGCGGGAGGGACTCAGCACGGgcacggggcggggggggagcaGAGCTCCGGGCAGCGCGGCTGGGAGCCGGGCACGGAGCGAAGTGATCCGCGGAAGCGGCCCAAACGATGCGGGACCCCTCCTGGCGCCGGGGAcgcgccccgcggccgccgcacAGGGACGAAATCCGGAGCGTGTCGCGCGGGTCGGGGCCGAGCCACCCCCGAGGACCGCCCCGCGGGTTCGGGACTGCCCGTGGCAGCGAGAGCAGCGCCGCACGGCCGCGGGACGGGTGCGGGCAGCGCTCGGGGCGGAGGCGGCGATGGGAAGCGGCGGAGCCGTGAGCGCGGCCCGGGGCCGCAGCTGCCGTCACCGCGATCGTGCGGCGGAGTGACGGCACGGGGACGCGGGGCACAACGGCTccggcgggggggcggggggggcacggCTCAGAAGCTCTCGGGTCGGCTTCGTGCGGGGCGCCCGGCGGTGCTGCGGGGTCTGTGCTGCAGCCGCAGCCCCGCTGGGTTCACCCCCGCACTGCTGCCTTTATTTCGCGACATCCGTTCCCCGACGCCCGAGGCCGTGGCGCTGCCGGCTCAGCTCCGCCGCCGGGTGCTCTGCGCAGTGGGACCAAAGAGAAAACCATCGCTCCGGGACTGCGTTccgctcctgctgctcctccgcACCTTTCAGGGCCCGTGTTTCTCCGGAGGTCTCTCCGAGCCGCACGCGTCACCCCGGGATGCTCCAGGAGCAGCGATTCCGGCACACGTCCGCACAGACAACAGCACCGGGCCGAACCCGGGGCGCTGTCCTGGCCTCCTCCACGCCGCTCCATCCCCGGGCATCAGCGGG
Coding sequences within it:
- the PHPT1 gene encoding 14 kDa phosphohistidine phosphatase isoform 1 (isoform 1 is encoded by transcript variant 1), whose protein sequence is MAAAAAELQRVVDVEIDDGGVFKYVLLRVRPRAAGASEPGKEVVRGHGWAEYHADIYDRAAAELEPQGFDCECLGGGRISHQSREKKIHVYGYSVGFGRANHSVTTEKLKAKYPDYEITWADEGY
- the PHPT1 gene encoding 14 kDa phosphohistidine phosphatase isoform X1 codes for the protein MAAAAAELQRVVDVEIDDGGVFNAVPGPPDPAVRSPAADIYDRAAAELEPQGFDCECLGGGRISHQSREKKIHVYGYSVGFGRANHSVTTEKLKAKYPDYEITWADEGY
- the PHPT1 gene encoding 14 kDa phosphohistidine phosphatase isoform 2 (isoform 2 is encoded by transcript variant 2); its protein translation is MAAAAAELQRVVDVEIDDGGVFNRYLRQSGGRAGAAGLRLRVPGRRPHLPPEPGEEDPRLRVLGGLWASKSFCDHREAESQVSGL
- the C17H9ORF172 gene encoding chromosome 17 open reading frame, human C9orf172 isoform X1, with product MTRTDPPDILVSTVYQDIKVASAAPGDSIVCQPLARCDASMSSSLPRDPQPFNKRHCRSFDFLESLDEPLGAPPAMERPCPRPGTPEPTPGPPGRRAPPKPDPYGGRAPPPAREAPRGEPKRRARSKSAPRMKPSFTPVPIAVSASPPPARRGREALRVERGPPRAEPSPRRESHVPLRALANEVHPIKLQPQRSSVSRISPLCVGSNCFEEGPGAKVGASPHVKCRVDIKPDEAVLVHTARSLRAAQSRPELPQWPRAPRAARSLAVPGSRQVSVSRTPTPSDSYSGDPPLLPYPGEYFEADPRVLAYQTVPVPASREFREYPERGCMTFSAAGVPTKFFYAEEPVRCPSPAMPLRSSGYASYPYPVRQGPPQHFYVEDPAKAGVHTVPPRTLYVEEARGYPVQEAPSHAFYREEPRFYTPRSTPVKALYTEDARTYPALGSSARVFYAEDYGKYREREVLSRTCPPPRSTQPLHFGDWYCPERSALPYQSLQVSRFSPQPAGREAMLSSWHASYSTNPPRLGRDSQHYSKSWDNILAPAARREEALQRGRSYENLLVQEQHRALSPDERRQPVVINLSSSPKRYAALSLSESSILERVHSDSGRGPLGRSWYVTPEITITDNDIRANGTGRSERRSASWDVLDAGREQTPYAAPYAPQPVPKESGSARQRSLEQLDELITDLVIDYKPAPGHRAGDRDSLAEQLKKLLSSSAPGPPRRGEGRKVPPSVPESFRPTKEQPGPSSFGSAPRPQPSPPASGTFEKPLENCSPDLSAEEDDMMMCSNAKCRRTETMFNACLYFKSCHSCYTYYCSRHCRREDWDTHKESCVYGRVGSVCRHVLQFCRENAEVHKAFSRIAKVGYLSRGRGVLFLGFPNSGSAENFLQFGLESLLMSPTYLSLRELESYSDNLGEYARELRETGNQYDPDECFLLNVTVAVAQKVPERPSPKVQVPTVRKYAKVALASSSPEKKIPKKERDMETLILTPPPGTADIDKEGEEGRKAREVCFINIQRELRIRGVFLRHEFPAVYEQLCDFVESNKRFTPTTIYPIDKRTGKQFMCMIMAASEPRTLDWVASPNLLDDIM
- the LOC112529998 gene encoding translation initiation factor IF-2-like → MQKAPTTRLVPPLPAPRPPPRRPPRCIPAAAAAAAALGSARCRPAPGAQCGRGPHSPISPRAAPGVPVLGLHPSASIFLPAGRSAHFGRPRPRRAAPSAPRLLPAPRQRRAPTRLIAPLGGRARCGARRAGGTQHGHGAGGEQSSGQRGWEPGTERSDPRKRPKRCGTPPGAGDAPRGRRTGTKSGACRAGRGRATPEDRPAGSGLPVAARAAPHGRGTGAGSARGGGGDGKRRSRERGPGPQLPSPRSCGGVTARGRGAQRLRRGGGGGTAQKLSGRLRAGRPAVLRGLCCSRSPAGFTPALLPLFRDIRSPTPEAVALPAQLRRRVLCAVGPKRKPSLRDCVPLLLLLRTFQGPCFSGGLSEPHASPRDAPGAAIPAHVRTDNSTGPNPGRCPGLLHAAPSPGISGRPRSAGPRCGCGCTAGVAAPRSAAALGRAERSSGHPLCPAHICSLRCGGAALEAKPQVKKAQPRVPVSLSSGRSQLRINYIIPRWRPLLGYSNRSLSSAYCGVSPEPGIFELGAAQKVG